A window of Loxodonta africana isolate mLoxAfr1 chromosome 3, mLoxAfr1.hap2, whole genome shotgun sequence genomic DNA:
TCTGGCTGCATGTTGTAATCAGCTGATTCCTTTTTTAAAACACCAATGCTGGGGCCCTTTTTAAAGGCTGccagaactatggctgctaaccaaaatgttgacagttggaatccaccagctgctccttggaaaccttatggggcaattctactctctcctatagggttgctatgattcggaattgactcgacggcaatgggtttttggcacTGAGAACCTCGACTGACCCTTGATTTTGCCTGTAATCATTCCTGCCTACTGATTCCTCTTGAGTTGAAGTTCAACATTTCTACCTAACTTCCAGGTGTCTCTTCATCTGTCTGAAGTTAGACAGtgagctccctgaggacagggtCTAAGGTTATTTGTCTGTATCGTCCACAGCACTGAGATGGTGCTGATCACAGACTGAAGACTGAGATGTGGTTTGAGGTTGTTATGGTAACCATTTCCCATAGACCATGATCTCAACCCTATTTCTATGAGACTGTCATCTGAGTTTTGAATGCCATGAGATTGGGGCATTGTATTAGTGCAGAGAGATACGGATGACAGGAGGACATTCTGAAAGAGACACTTGCCAAAAAACTCCTTTCTCACTCCTACCTTCAAGCACATACATTCTGAGTTGGTAGCAGAAGAAGCTACCACAAAGGTAGTTAGTTCCTGCTCCTGGAAGGGTTTGGAATCTAGTCATCTTCTTTGTCATTGTTATCAACGTCATCATCAGCAACATCAACATTGTCACTGTTGGGCATCTGTTTTCCATAGAATATCTTCCTGGAAGTTCCTTCTGAGAAGGTAACTaactaaataaatattattacCAAAATGTATCAAAAGAGTTGGCTACAAAAGGGAGCTTTTCATAAGTGAGAGAATCTAACACTAAATTTCCTCATCCTAGGGTGCCCACAGTGTGTTGGTAGGGAGAAAGGTTTTTGCTTTAGTGTTGCTTTTTGAATGATGGGAAGAACCCCttaaatatactcatttttttGTATGTGAACAAAAAAGTTGGATTTTTAGTGGTTGCcatagtgtgtatgtatgtgtgtgtgtgtgtgtgtgtgtgtgtatgagagagagagaaagcaagagggagaaagaaaaagagaaacctTTTATGAAAGGTTACAAGACAGATGTAAATATAGGCAAGATTACCAGACTTCTCTTTGGGGACCCCATTTGACAGGGCAGAGTTATAGCAGAATGCTCAACAAAAGTCAAGACACTCCCATACATACAACCACTTGATATTCCCATCGCCATAGGCTGACCCAACAAATTTACTAGCCTCTGAGATATAGTCTGAGGGGTTTTTAGAGTGGCAGTTCTATAAAAGATTTTGTGCACTCACTGATGAGGTCCACTCCGACAGACAGGCCATGAACTTGACCTGGTTAAAATATGGGCAATGATTACTCCAAGGGAGTAAACTAGCTctggaaagtggtgtgttggtaACTGTTTAACAATGAGCTTTCTGGGGGAAAAAGGCAGAGCGAAGTTCCAGAAGCAAGAGTGTACCTGGAGTGTCGGGTGAACTGCAAGCAGGCCAGTGTGTCAGGAGGTTTCAGTGAGGCATAGAATGAAGAAAGAGGTAAGGAAAGTAAGAGCAGAAGGTTTCGAGTCTGTGTAGCCCCCTGAAATCCATTATAAGTTCTTTCGCTTTTACCCTGAAAAGGATGAGTAGTCATTAGAAAGCTTCGAGCAGAGGAGTGACGTGCTGACTATTAATgtctccactttacagataaggacacTGAGATTCTGAAAGTTTAGCAAATTACCCAGGATCACACAACTAGGAATTGACAGAGCTGTGATAAGGGCCCACAATCTATGGCTGTAGAAGGTGTAAACTCATAAAGAGTGTAGTTGGTCTGTGGTGTAGAGGGTTTGTATGGAGGTCTTGGAGAGGCTGTGATGAGGGGCAGAATGTGCTGTTTGCATTGAAAGCATGGATGACATGGCTGGGAGAGAAGTGTCTGAGAGTGCATGTCATCCCCTGGGTTCTATTTGGAGGAATATACTAGGGAAGCAGGGATTGTTCGAACTTCCTGAAATGTAAAGATATTTCCATTACTACTTTCAGGAGAATAAATGGGTTAGGGGAGGGCTGGAAGTTCAAGCAAACCAGCCTAGTGGGCCATGCCAAGAAAAAGAGATTGGGCACTGATATTTCCTGGTTTCTGAGACCAAGAGGGCCCTGACACAACCTGTGGGGCTCTAAGCTGGGACTGCTGTCCTCATGTTTTGACAACCCACACATGTGCAGATCGCAAGGCTCCTGTGTTCCTGCCCAGATGCGTGAAAACATACTTTATTCAATTGAGGGTGATACGTACAGAACTTATCTTGGCTCCCTTAGTGGTAGTCTTGATGGGGTTAGGGGGTAAAAGAGAGGCAAGAAGGAGGGCAGGTTAGGTGCTCCCTAGCAAGCCTGAGGTCAGTGGTCACAAGCTTTAATGGAACATGTCCTAGGTGAGACTCACAGATTCCGGTGTATAGTCTGCTCCTAGCTGGCTGTGTGGCCCCAAGCaagtttcttcctttctctcttagCCTCAGTTACCATAAAAGGGTGAGCTCTGTGACTCAGATCCATGAGCCCTCTGTTCTGTGGTTCTACCGTACAATCTCCTGATGGTCTAGGAAGAATACCTGATTCATTGGAATGATAGTGCAGAGGATCTATGGCATGAGTCTCAGAGTTGAGCCTAGATCAGAGACACCCAGACATGGGATCTCAGGGAGGCACCGCTGTGCTACTTTCTGGTCTCAGACCTAGATTTGACATTTCTCACTCAAGACCTAAGTTTGTGTGCCCTCTCTCTTCTTGGTGTGTGATTTCTCACTTCCTTCAGCTTCTTTTCCACAGAAAGGAAAGGACCCAGATTTTGCCCTCAGAACATCCTTAGGCCCTGATTGGGAAAATCTCCCAAGATGAGAGGAGATCCAGCTCTGCCCTCAGGAAGTAGCAGGTCTCTTTGGGCACTCCCCTGCTTTGATCTCCTGGTCAAGGCTAGGAGTACTGCTGAGTTGAAATCTTGGTCTGGTCCAGACACTAAGGGGCACAGATCCAAAAAGGTAATACATGTCAGGGATTTGCGGGTGCTGCTGAAATAGGGATGTTAGAAACAATCTAGTATACAGTTCCTGACCATCCAGATGGTAAGCCCTGAGGTGAGCTAACCAGAGGACTTCAGAGAGTTTTCAAGACCAGTGGATCTTCCTAAGAAAAACAGGCCATTAAGCTGAATGGCACGGGTATTCATCTGCCTCGAGGCAGGGGACAGATCCTGTGACCTCTTTAATTTCCTCCACCTCAGAGATGCCATGATTCTGAATCTTCTGTTATTCTGTGACTTTATGATGATCTCCATTTATTACCCTGTGAGCCTACTGAGCTACTATTGCTTAAGTCCACGTGTCTCTGATACTATGAGCTTGTGTCCAAAAGGATGGGTAGGAGGGAGATTCTTGGCATTTTGGAGATAGCTCTGTGACTCATCCAGGCCCTTGCACAAGTCATCTGACTTTTCCATACCTTGCCTTCCCAGCCTATGAAATGGGTGGGGCAAAACACACCCACCTGTTTTGGTGGCATAAGGACTCAGTATCTCCTGCCAGAGATGTTAGTGCTACCTGCAGATGTAAAAATCACTAGTGAGAGGTTTACCCCACAGAGCAGGTAATGAACCATTTGGAGCTTATAGGTGGCGCAAGGTATATAGATGTAGCTGATGGCAGGTTGAGCACTGGCCACATGGAGTTTGGAGACTGGTCTGGGCTGTACTGTTAATGTAaaacacccacattcactcactTGTTCGTCCATTTTTTTAGTCAGTATTCTCTAGTCCTTGTGCTAGAGCCACACGGTACACAGTGAACATGTCCATAGTTACAATCTCATGGAAGCTATAGGCTAGTGGGAACAGCTCCACAGTTAGCATGTGGAGGCCTACATTTCCTTTGTAGAAACAGCACCTACAAGCATATAATGTAATAGCAGAAGGGCTTTATTCAACCTATTTATTTAAAGTGGGAGAGGGAATGGCTTAGAGACAGAACAGAATCCCACAGCAGAGCAGTGCCAGCAGGCCAAAGCTCAAGTCTCCACGTGCCCTGAGCTGTCTCCTATTTTGTTGACATGCCCTAAAATAGCTAACCTTCTAGGGCATTTTCTtccctgtaaaatggggctgcCCCATTCTGCACATATAAGATAGAAGGCTTCTTAATAACTGCCTGTTTGCTGGAGACTGAAAGTTACGATTTCTAAAATAGCGTGGGTTTTAACACCAGAAGCAGCATGTTGTGGCACACAAACAATAAGATTTGCAGTCTCTTAtagctgggttcaaattctggctctacaACTTCTACCTATGTCAGCTTGGGcaagttaatttttttcctggtcaccactgccaccaccaccaccagttgccaacaagtcgattccaactcatgatgactccgtgtgtgtcagaatagaactgctccatagggttttcaatgcatgacttttttggaggtagatcaccaggcctttcttccaaggcatttctgggtagacttgaaccttcaacctttttgttagcagctgagcacattaatcatttacagcacccagggactcctataatcaaaacactaaacccattgccattgagtaagtTCTGACTCTCGAGGGCCCCTAtaatcaaacaaaaaaaccaaaccacttgctATCGAGCTTATTACACTCATGATGActcctataaaaaaaacccaaaaccaaagcccttgctatcaagtcgattctgactcatagtgaccctaaaggacagagaaaaacctccccatagagtttccaagaagggtctggtggattcgaactgctgactttttggtaaccagctgtagctctgaaccactatggcaccagggtttccggtagtaaaaaaaaagaaaaacaaaaactcattaccattgagtcgattctcactcatagcgacccaatcatttggttagcagctgtagctcttcttaaccactatgccatcaggatttCCTTCCAAGAGTAGTGAGTACTAAATTTGATGAGCTATCCCATGTGTCTGATCCCAATAAGAGATTTTTCCTTTCGCCTTTCCTCTAAAAAACATCAGGCCTTGGTGTCATCTAAGACAGGGTACTCAGAAGAGCAGGAAAAGGAATTGCCTGGAACCACACTTACCCCATCTGCTTGGGAAGAGGGATAGGTGGGCATCATAGAGGAAGTTATGGAGTGATAGATGTCCATCAGAagcaagaataccagaaggaaatAGGACACTTTCCAAGTCAGGGAAGAGCctcctgtttttgtttccttAAAATGTTCAGGAACATACTTTGGAAGACCTGGCTTGGGATGGGATGAGGGTCTAGTAACGAGTGAAGGGGATGTGATTTAGTGGGGGCTTGAATTCTTTTTGTTTAGGGAATTTGGTGGGCTTTAAGACTTATGGGAACTGGGGAATTTGGGGATCCATTATGGACAAATGTGTGAGTACGTTTTACCCGAGAGGCCATAAGGGCCAAGTTGGGGCCTGGGCTGGGTGACTGGAGGAATTAATTGTTTGGAACTATTGTTAGGCTCAGGCTCAAGGCAACCTTCTACAGTGGGGTGGACATTGGGTCTGGAACTAGATAGGCTTGAGTTCAAATGATATTTGAAACCAGTGTGATGACCTTGGGTCATCTAGGCCTCTGGGTCTGTTTTGTCTTCTGTAAAAAGTGGGCTAACATAGCCTACCTCATAGGTTTattgtgaatattaaatgaaataacacagGTAAAGAGGCTAGGGCAGCATTCAGCACCTAGTAAGTGCTCAGAAGATATTATTCTTACCTCTCTTCTTCCATCTACTACACTGGGGGAAGAAAAGGAAGCATGGATTCAGGAACAATGCTATGTCTAGAGTAAGGGCTAACTTACTGTACTAGTGAACATCATGggttatgaaagcagactgcctgtgtttgaattctttgtgaccttgggtaagttacttaagtCTTTCAGGGCCTCTGTTGCATCCACCTATAACATGAGAATTATAACAGTACCTTCCTCATGAATTGTTTGGCACATAACAGGTGATCAATTAAATGTTATATTCTACTATTACGGTTATTACAGAGTGTTCATTAGGTTAGAATCTCCCCTCTGCTGACTTCTTGGAAATCTAAGACTGTAAATAGGGTCCAGGAATGCAAACGATGGGGAAGGTCATAGGGcatgagaaggagaaggaggaaaaaCCTAAATATAGAGCCTGGGGTCTAGGCGGGTCAAGTACCCAACTAGTTTTCCAAATGAACTTAGACTACCCCGTTGGTCCATGGAACAAACCATTTTTTGGGAACCTTGCTGCCGTATTGAGCAAGGAACCATTGGGCCAAACTTTTCTTGCCCAGCAGTCTAGACCAGCAGGTGCCATCATAGATATCCTCAGAAAGAACATTTAGCTTAGACTGGAAAGAAGCAGTATAGCTTTCATCACAGTGTATGAAAATTGAGAATCTGGCAACTTCTTGAATAAGTTCTTGAAGACCCAAGTGACCTAGAAATAGTCTCATTTGAGACAGATCACATAGGTATAAATCATAATTTTTAGGAAAAGAAGATTGATTACTTTCATGAAGAAGGCAACAAGAATCATTTTTCTCGTGTTTGGGAAAACTCCATATCAAGCAGTGACATGCCCTTCCTCTGACTGAAGGGCCAGGCATACAGGGGAGGAATTTTGCCAATGTAATGCCAGTCTTCGCCCTTGTGATCCCTGGTGCTTCATTTGGATGCCATCAAATTGCCTCACTGTGGCGCTATAAAAGTTCTCCCTGGTTCCCGTTTCCTCATGTCATTGGCTTCTACAGTCTCGCTCCTGGCAGCAGAGAGGGTAAGTCCTATGTTCGTGATGGGGATACGGCAAAAAACAGAACCGTGATGAAGCTCAGGCAGAAAACTGTAGAAGAAAGTGTGCCTCAGGATGAGGCACTTAGGGCATTTAGTGAGGGAGTCTGATGGCAGTAACTGGTAGGAAGcacagagaggagagaaagaggcTCGCTGAGCTATTAGTCCTGTGTGTAAAGGATTTTTCAGAGAACTAGATCTGCTTGCTCTCTGAGTACAGGTGTGCAGTCCTCTCCTGGGCTCATGTGCTTGAAACTGGTGTTGGCTCACAACTCTATAGACATAAATTTGCCTTCACTGGGTACTCTGTGGCTGGGCAGAAGGAAGGAGGAATACTGCCCTTGAGTGAATCTGTGGCAAGGGGAAATCAGCTAGGGAAAAACAATTTCCCATGGATAATTCCTAACACAGATTTGGGAGTAAGAAGAAGAGAGGAGGCTCAGAGAATTGGGCAGAAACACAGACATCACTGTTTGATACTCTTCATTTTCCattgtggaaactgaggcccagggatgaGAGGAGACTTGTCCAACGTCACacagccaggtaaagacacagaGCCAAGCCTAGAATCTCTGACTCTGAGTCCATCCTAAGTGACAGGTGTATAGCCTCTAGGTTCCTGTGACCTTCTCAAAAAGACCACTGCTTAGAAACCACACTTTACCCAAAGGGAGTGCTACAGGTTTCTCTGGAAACTTTCCTAGTTTCAGCCTTCTGATGAAACCTTTCTTTCCAGATTTTACAAAACCTCACAAAGATGTGCGACCAACAGGAGCAGCAATATTTTCCTCCCACCTGTGTGAAAGGTTTGAAACTGGGGTCAGTGCGAAGCACAAAATGCACGTCTGTGAAATGTGCAGCTCCATGTGAGACTAAAGCTGTTAGTGTGGTGTGTCCTGACCCGTGCCAGACTCAGACCTATGTGAAATGCCCTGCTCCATGCAAGACGACGTGTGTGAAATGCCCAACTCCATGCCAGACTCAAAGCTATGTGAAATGCCCACCTCCATGCCAGACAACGTATGTGAAATGTCCAACTCCATGCCAGACTCAAAGCTATGTGAAATGCCCACCTCCATGCCAGACAACGTATGTGAAATGCCCAGCTCCGTGCCAGACGACCTGTGTGAAATGCCCAGTTCCGTGCCAGACGACCTGTGTGAAATGCCCAGTTCCGTGCCAGACGACCTGTGTGAAATGCCCAGTTCCGTGCCAGACGACCTGTGTGAAATGCCCAGTTCCGTGCCAGACGACCTGTGTGAAATGCCCAGTTCCGTGCCAGACGACCTGTGTGAAATGCCCAGTTCCGTGCCAGACGACCTGTGTGAAATGCCCAGTTCCGTGCCAGACGACCTGTGTGAAATGCCCAGTTCCCTGCCAGACGACCTATGTGAAATGTCCAACTCCCTGCCAGACCCAGACATGTTATGTCCAGTGCCCTTCTCCTTGCCAGACCTACTACGTGCAGGCTCCTGCAAGCAGCAGAGTGCACAGCTCAGGATCCCAGGGCTGTAACCCTGACCCATGCTGTGACTGTGGGTGCTGCTGTTTGGGAATTATCCCCATGAGTTCCCGAGGACCTGCATGCTGTGACCTTGAGGACGACGACTGCTGCTGTTAAACACAGAAGACTAGCCCCACTCCAGAATTCACTCTCCACTGCCCAACCCTGCTGTCCCCAGATATCCGTTCTGGAACATTCACCAACTGCTGACTCCCCCCCCCCCATCCCATCATGCCTAGTAACATGGAATCTCATTCCTTGCTTCCCCTCTGTGCtttctttgcttctttctttaTCAAGGCAGCCTGCCAGAGTTAGCACAATCTCAAACTATGGCAAGAATAAAACTCTGAATGCAATTCACAGGGACACCTGGTCTGTTTCTTTGGCCCATGCTTATGCTTCTCTACCAGAATTTGCCTCCCTCTCTTAGTCTTGCTTCTCAACAAGAAGAAAGGTCTGCATAGATTTGAGCAAGCAGACAGAGCTGGTGAAATCCCAGCCTGGGATCCCCATGTCTTCTAGAATGCTGTGAATTAACTTCCCTATGTACTTAGCAGTATCTGAGGTCAGAGATTTGGGGCTTGAGGGctgcccctttcccaccctctgaTCAGCCTAAGGTGATGGTTTGTCCATAATGAGGCTCTCTTGGTAGCAAAGTTGCTGTGTGTAAACTCGGAGTTCATCTTCCTGGGTGTTAAAGGGACTGTGAAATCAGCTCTGCTCAGGAGCATCAACAGATGATGCCCTTGCTGCTGTATGAGGGGGTGGAACCCATGTTCGGCTTTAGAGAGTAGGGGTTTTACCATCTGATGAGCTTGCCCTGTTGAGGCCATAGGGTAGAGGCCTGAGAGAAGAGGCTAGGTCTCTCCTGAAGTGGGGAGATATTCCTCATGTTGGccttagagagacagcaagtGTAGTAAATGAGAGGTCTCCAAGAGGAAGACCAATGTGGTGGAAAAAACATCTGATCCCAAGGCCAGTCACCTTTCCTCTCCACTAAATTGATACTCTGGAGGGTTTGGGATGGATTTTTATAACTAGACGATATAAACTCATTCATTAAGAGATAGGAAGAGGGAAAACTACTGCTCAAAGTAATCCCACAGGTCTTGGTGCATAGGAGACACCCAATATGCTTGGTGAATGAATGCATGTGCAATATTAGGAGTACTGTATTAGTTTCTAAGAAATTTGTGTTGACTTATCCTCGGACATCAGCAGAGAGTCATCTGGACTACTACAGCGTCTTTGAACATCTACAGTGCCCATGTCTCCATAAATCATACTCCATCCAAGCTCCATAAATTCGCAGCCCAGCAACTGGACACCGACCACTGGGGCAGCCGTGCCCAGGACCACCTTTTCTTCTTCTACCACTAAGTGGCAATTGCATTGAAGGAGGCCATTGTGCTCCCTATTCTGTAATTAACATGAGCATGTAATCCTTCTTAAAACATACCTTTATTGTTTCAAATCATGTAAATAGCAAAAGCTCTGTAAAAATTTTGATAACCCTTCAACTTCCAATTTCATACATTTCTCCAGAGATGGACATGATTAGTTTGAACTGCATCCATCTAGACTTTGTTTAAGGCGTGCTGTGTGGtgcattctgacttatagtgaccctctaggacagagtagtactgccccatagggttttcaggtctATAatatttagggaagcagactgccacatctttctcccgcagagcagctgatggattcaaattgtcaccttttggctagcagctggtcacttaaccactgcctagGGAAtactaaggagcagttctactttttcctacagggttactatgagttggaatcgacttgacagcacacaacgacaacagACTTTGTCTAGATGTTGCTTATACATAAACCACATAGATTTAAGTCACTCCTGAAGATTCCTGAATCCCCTGTAATCTAGTCTTTGCAGAGAACGGCATCCAAAAAGGCTGGTACAGcactgaaatatatatatagagagagataaaggaaaccctgaagatgtaggggttaagtgctaggactgcttaccaaagggtcagcagttcaaatcctccaggcactccttggaaactctatggggcagttctactctgtcttatagggtcgctatgagtcggaatcgactcgatgacactgggtttatAGAGTGAGAGAGAGCAAGGAATCAACTTTATAACTCATAACATCCTCCGCAAAAtccctttttctctcttcctcaatTCTCCTATATCCAATAGCTGCTCAGGACTCTCTCACTAAACTCCCAAACACTTTATAACATGCAGCATTGtggtttttacttctttttccccTTACCCTCTCCCCTTTCCTCCCCTACCCAATCTATGTCTGGTCCTCGTTATGAAAATACAGTCTCTCtggttcctttttcatttttctctatatttACCCAATCCTGGAATTCTTGGTTCTTGAACAATTTCCCCAGGGATGAAAATCTCTCTTCTTTACTTCAGGTGTTCTCTCTTTCTAGCCCATTCTAATGAGCTTATATAAGGGAAATGAAGGGATTATAAAGCTTAAAAGGCAAAAGCATAATTCTCTTTAGAAGGGAGTGTGAGTGAgaagaaagacaggaagaaaacaCTGACTGTTCTCTTTTTATTACAATAATATCACAGTGTGCCTTGGTCTATTacaattttttcatttaataagttaatattaaatataaattttgGTGAGAGCATGTAAtatcttgccttttttttaatgttgttttgttttctaaaatttcCGTAGTGTGGCCAGTCCATGCTTCATATAATCATTCCCTTATTGCCCTTTTTGATAcacattttgattcctgtgtctctctgtctctgtctgtctgtctgattATTATATGAATTGCTACTAAGGGCTTTCCTAACTTTTCAAGTTTGcattgaattaaaaataaaaacaaaatacataaaacctaATTGTATGCTACTCCACGAACACACCTGTAAAACTACCACTTAGATCCCAGGGAGTTATTATTATTTGAAAGCAAACCAAGGCCCCTGATCCCCATGAAATAGGGGACTGAGTTTGGAGGGGTGAGATGGAGCAAACAAAGCGTGTCTCCCAATAACCCCAAAACCTTCAGAAGAGCCATGCGTGTGTTTGGTGGATATGAGGGAAAGACGATGTCAAACAAGCAGCAGCAGCTGAAGGGATGTAGGCTTACAAAGCATCCAAAGTGAGCACCCACGGACACTTCACAAAGACCCTCCAACACCTGGGAGGATAGACCTTCCTCTTCTGCAGGCTTCAGGGGACTGATTGGCTGGGACCAGGACTTGAGAACTCCTCCTGATCCAATCTGCAAGCTCTACTAGCAACTTCTATGTCtgattttcattcatttatcttaTAAATAGTTATTTTGCATCTATTTTTCTTCCAGGCACCATCTTTCCTGTTTTATAGCTTTTAGCAGAGAAGGTGAATGAACAGTCAAATCTCTGAAAAATGAATGTAAAGAGGCACCTATGACCAGAGGTATAAAGGAGGTCTGTAATGTGGAAAATTTACCTGGTCCAGGAGGTTGGAAAGGACCTCCTTGAGAAAGTGCTGCTTGAGTTCAAGGTTAAGTAGGAGTTAACTATATATCGAGGAAGGAAGACTTCTTCAGGCAGAGACACAAGCCTGTTCCAGGGTGCTGTGGGAGGAAGAAGCCTGACAAGTGTAAGGGTGAGAGATTAGGGAGAAGGGGCAGGAGAGTTTGGTCGGCCATGATAAGGATGGTATTGATAGCCAAGGAGCCAATGGGAGCTCTCACAAAGTTTCAAGAAGGCAGGCAATACTGTATGATTTACACCTTTTAAAGTTTGTTCCCCTCTGCAGaaagaaattaatatttttagaGCATATAATGGATGATCTAAGATAATTGCCTAGgaaacagcacacaacaacaacagcattagtTATGAAGGCAATGATGGTTCGTTGGTagcattcttgccttccatgtgggaggcctgAGTTCAATTCCTGACTAATGCACGTTAAGCACAGTCACCACTcattgcatgttgttatgatgctgaacaagtttcagtggaccttctagactaagatggaagaggaagaaaaacctagcgatctacctctgaaaaaaatttaaaaaaggccaataaaaaccctatggatcacaaggatcTGAtctggctgtgcatgaggtctcTATGACTGGGCAGACTCAAGGGAAGATAACAACAACTGCATTCATTTATCTGGTTCTTCCCTAGCCCTGCCATCTCCTCCTCTCT
This region includes:
- the LOC135230554 gene encoding protein KPLCE-like; the protein is MCDQQEQQYFPPTCVKGLKLGSVRSTKCTSVKCAAPCETKAVSVVCPDPCQTQTYVKCPAPCKTTCVKCPTPCQTQSYVKCPPPCQTTYVKCPTPCQTQSYVKCPPPCQTTYVKCPAPCQTTCVKCPVPCQTTCVKCPVPCQTTCVKCPVPCQTTCVKCPVPCQTTCVKCPVPCQTTCVKCPVPCQTTCVKCPVPCQTTCVKCPVPCQTTYVKCPTPCQTQTCYVQCPSPCQTYYVQAPASSRVHSSGSQGCNPDPCCDCGCCCLGIIPMSSRGPACCDLEDDDCCC